A window from Fibrobacter sp. encodes these proteins:
- a CDS encoding ElyC/SanA/YdcF family protein — protein sequence MSKILMNDKNPRKNRKKIWGIVIASVACLMALFYIVISRSGHWLVVDDKFDHVKWAVILDGQTANLERNDFVADLVQQGKVDSVVILGRRVYRDRSNVDFYAEDFMRLGKFDPATIFLVRHDDPSTLSEACTIIPWLKKHKADTVLIVTAAPATRRAKRIFETLSGDKPVYLTADIAYNRQYNADAWIFNRESRKNWIREWFAYANSFYDLFGVYPLSEKDSTFFSKIRSIAEEEKDEPIINLLDLQAKTVAEDKPAQDSGKQAETAKAKADTAKADSLP from the coding sequence GTGTCTAAAATCCTGATGAACGACAAGAACCCGCGCAAGAACCGCAAGAAGATCTGGGGCATCGTCATCGCCTCGGTCGCCTGCCTCATGGCCCTGTTCTACATCGTAATTTCCAGGAGCGGACACTGGCTAGTCGTAGACGACAAATTCGACCATGTGAAATGGGCCGTGATTCTCGATGGCCAGACGGCGAACCTGGAGCGCAACGACTTCGTGGCCGATCTCGTGCAGCAAGGCAAGGTCGATTCCGTAGTCATTCTCGGGCGCAGGGTATACCGCGACAGGAGCAACGTGGATTTTTACGCCGAAGACTTCATGCGCTTGGGCAAGTTCGACCCGGCCACCATTTTCCTTGTCCGCCACGACGACCCCTCCACGCTCAGCGAAGCCTGCACCATAATTCCTTGGCTCAAGAAGCACAAGGCGGACACCGTCCTCATCGTTACCGCCGCCCCCGCGACCCGCAGGGCAAAGCGCATATTCGAAACCCTTTCGGGTGACAAGCCGGTCTACCTGACCGCCGACATCGCCTACAACCGCCAGTACAATGCCGACGCATGGATTTTCAACAGGGAATCCCGCAAGAACTGGATTCGCGAATGGTTTGCCTACGCCAATTCCTTTTACGACCTTTTCGGCGTGTACCCGCTTTCGGAGAAGGATTCCACGTTTTTCTCGAAAATTCGCTCCATTGCCGAAGAAGAGAAGGACGAGCCCATCATAAACCTGCTCGATTTGCAGGCGAAAACGGTAGCCGAAGACAAGCCCGCGCAGGATTCCGGCAAGCAGGCCGAAACGGCCAAGGCCAAGGCTGATACCGCAAAAGCCGATTCGCTCCCCTAG
- the rimI gene encoding ribosomal protein S18-alanine N-acetyltransferase codes for MPVREMTEADLPQVLAIQQQLGFQEWNEREFIAEIRASYALCVVFEQTNSIVGYAIFHLMGPDSELLSIATCESEQGKGIGSALLNAGFERLDFANGDQVFLEVREGNEKARKFYEHHGFAAYAERKKYYSDGENAVLYKKA; via the coding sequence ATGCCGGTCCGTGAAATGACAGAAGCCGACCTCCCGCAGGTGCTCGCGATACAGCAGCAGCTCGGTTTTCAGGAATGGAACGAACGCGAATTTATTGCCGAAATCCGCGCAAGCTATGCCCTGTGCGTCGTTTTTGAACAAACAAATTCTATCGTGGGCTACGCCATCTTCCACCTGATGGGGCCGGATTCCGAACTCCTGAGCATCGCGACATGCGAAAGCGAGCAGGGCAAGGGAATCGGAAGCGCGCTCCTGAACGCGGGATTCGAACGTCTCGACTTCGCGAACGGCGACCAAGTTTTCCTCGAAGTGCGCGAAGGCAACGAGAAAGCCCGCAAATTCTATGAGCATCATGGTTTCGCCGCTTACGCGGAACGCAAAAAATACTATTCTGATGGAGAGAATGCCGTCCTTTACAAGAAGGCATAG